A genomic segment from Thermotoga neapolitana DSM 4359 encodes:
- the flhF gene encoding flagellar biosynthesis protein FlhF, with protein sequence MKIKKYLAESIREAMMMMIKRELGDNAVILSSRRIKKGGFFGIGGKTYFEITAAVEEKEEEKKVENASTYRLQEILIKNRRSLDDNIKDEFDEIKRTISEIKQILVKEKSQTLPEGLSKISYGMEKQEIIPEIRYKIVEFLKMKYGDLDPGSKEAFKILSEQFSNIIRTKVPDFENVKVLFVGTTGVGKTTTLAKLAARFKIEEKKRVAILTLDTYRIAAAEQLKTYAEIMDIPMKIAYTPKEAEYEMMALKDYDVLLIDTAGRSHQNDLQMSEVKALAEAVKPNITFLVVAMNYKLDDMKKILEKFSVVRPTHLILTKMDETSVYGTFVNISEITDIPIAFVTNGQRVPDDIFEANSVELARIVTSEVLSCAGSGGTSQEK encoded by the coding sequence GTGAAAATAAAAAAATACCTCGCCGAGAGCATCAGAGAAGCGATGATGATGATGATAAAAAGAGAACTTGGGGATAACGCCGTTATCCTGAGCTCTCGTAGGATAAAAAAAGGTGGATTCTTCGGAATAGGAGGAAAGACGTACTTCGAGATAACCGCCGCCGTGGAAGAAAAAGAAGAGGAAAAGAAGGTAGAAAACGCTTCTACTTACAGACTTCAGGAGATCCTGATAAAGAACAGACGAAGCCTGGACGATAATATTAAGGACGAGTTCGACGAGATAAAGAGAACCATAAGTGAAATCAAACAAATCCTTGTGAAAGAGAAGAGCCAGACCCTTCCAGAAGGGCTGTCGAAGATCTCCTACGGTATGGAAAAACAGGAGATAATACCGGAAATCAGATACAAAATAGTGGAGTTTTTGAAGATGAAGTACGGTGATCTGGATCCCGGCTCAAAAGAAGCCTTCAAAATTCTCTCTGAGCAGTTTTCCAACATCATAAGAACGAAAGTACCGGACTTTGAGAATGTAAAGGTTCTCTTTGTTGGAACAACTGGAGTTGGTAAGACAACAACACTTGCAAAGCTTGCTGCAAGGTTCAAGATAGAAGAGAAAAAGCGTGTGGCGATACTCACACTGGACACCTACAGAATAGCCGCAGCCGAACAGTTGAAGACGTACGCGGAGATAATGGATATTCCCATGAAGATCGCATACACACCAAAGGAAGCAGAATACGAAATGATGGCACTGAAGGATTACGACGTTCTTCTCATCGACACCGCGGGAAGGAGCCATCAGAACGATCTTCAAATGAGCGAGGTCAAAGCCCTGGCAGAGGCTGTGAAACCGAACATCACGTTTCTGGTCGTCGCCATGAACTACAAACTGGACGACATGAAGAAAATTCTGGAGAAATTCTCTGTGGTGAGACCCACACATCTCATCCTCACGAAGATGGACGAAACATCCGTTTATGGTACTTTTGTGAACATCTCAGAAATCACAGACATTCCAATCGCCTTTGTAACAAACGGTCAGAGAGTGCCAGACGACATCTTCGAAGCAAATTCCGTGGAACTCGCGAGGATCGTAACCAGTGAGGTGTTAAGCTGTGCCGGATCAGGCGGAACATCTCAGGAAAAGTGA